ATTGTCCATTCGGAGTATGTTGCTCGGTACAAAGATTTTGATAAACTTTATGTCATTCATGCTGGGCATAAAACTAAAGAGGGATTGCGTGGCATACTCACCTCTGATGAAGGAACCCTGCAAGATAACGTGATGCATTTTATGACCAATTCGCACTATTATAGAGATGATGGTGTCTCTTTAGAGGGTGAAGATATTTATTATGATCTTAAACAAGAAATTTTAAGCAGTGAAAAACCCTTTATTTTTGCCCAAAAGCAGAGCCGTAGCCATGGGCTTTCATTTGTTTATCAGATGAAAGAGGGCACAATAAGCGCCACGAATATACACTCCTTTATTCAACAACTAGGAAAAACGAAATGAAAAAATTGGGTTTACTCTGCCTTTGTCTTTCACAACTGCTCATCAGTGCAGAAGTGGAAGTGACTGCCGATAAATTTTTTGCCGATGAAAAAAAACAGATCAGTATTTTTGAAGGGCATGTTGTGGTTATCAAAGAGGGCGATAAACTGACCGCTAAGAAAGTTGTGATTGAATTTGATGAGAAAAAACAACCCCTTCGTTATATCGCTACAGGCGATGCGAAAGGGAACTTAACGATGAACCAAAAGAAGTACTATGGCGAAGCGGAAAAGATGACCTATGAGCCAACCAAAAGCCTTTATACCCTTGAAAAGAAAGCTTTTTTACATGAGATAGAGACCGATAAAAAAGTGTATGGTGATTATATTCGCGCAAATCAAAACACAGGGCAGTACGAAGTCGATGGCAAGGGTGCGGGGCCTGTGAAATTTATCTTCAAAGTTGAGGATAAAAAACAGTGATCAAAGTCAAAGACGCCTTCTTTGTGAAATCTGCCTCTAAAATGGAGGAGACGACACCTGAGGGAATGAGCGAAGTCGCTTTTATTGGTCGCAGTAATGTAGGTAAAAGCTCGATTATTAATGCACTCACGAATAAAAAAGGGCTTGCCAAGAGCTCTTCAACGCCAGGTAAAACACGCCTGATTAACTTTTTTCAGATTGTTTTGGCGAAGGATGAGAAGACTTACCACATGCAACTGGTGGATCTTCCCGGTTTTGGGTATGCTAGAGTATCGCACAGCCTCAAAGAAGAGTGGCAGAAAAATTTAACGACGTACATTCAAAAGCGTGTCTCCATTCGCACCTTTGTGCATCTCATCGACTCGCGTCACCCTTTTTTAGAGATTGATCAAGCAGTGCACACCTATCTTCAAGAGATTGTAAGAGCTGATCAGCATATTTTGCGTATTTTTACCAAACTCGATAAATTAAAACAGAGCGAAATCAGCGTGATTAAAAAAAATTATCCGTGCGCTCTTTTGGTCTCAAGCAGCAGTAAAAAAGGGATTGATAAAGCCTTAGAAGCCATCTTTGAAACGCTTTTTGGAGATCAAGAATGATTCATTACACCAAAGCAAAACTCAGCGATATTATCCTGATGCAAGACGTCGTGCAACCTGAAGTGGAGAAGGGCATCATTTTATTTCGCAGTTCCGATGAGATGGCGACGAACATTCGCTCGTACATTCTTGCCAAAGAGGATGAGAAGATTATTGGCTTTGGAGCGCTTCATTTTCATGCCGATGATCTCGCAGAAATTCGCAGTCTCGTGGTCAAAGATGGTTTTCGTGGGCGTGGTGTTGGCAAAGGTATTGTTCAAACACTTATGGTTGAAGGAGAGGGTTTGGGTGTGAAAAAAGTCTTTACCTTAACCTATCAAAAAGCCTTTTTTGAATCGGTTGGTTTTAGTGAAATCCCCAAAGAAGCACTGCCTACGCATAAAATCTGGGCAGATTGTATCAAATGCAAACATTTTCCAATATGCGACGAAATAGCGCTCATCAAAACTATCTAACCCTCTTTTGGATCAGTGGATGGCTTTTGTGTGGGCTCGCGATGTCCTCGCTCTATCCGCTTATTCCCTCATTTGTGGGGGTGGTTTTTTGCTATCTTATTTTAAACTCCAATCGTCATGAAGAAAATGCTATGCCACTGTTCTTAGCGTTTTTCTATCTTTGCTTGTATGATCTCACCAAAGGATTCTACCTCTTTTCGTATGTGATCTTATTTACACTTATCTACAAATTTGCGATTTATCGAATTCAAAATATTATTACATGTAACAACTGCATTTTAGCTGCGTATGTGACTATGGCGTATTTGGGGCATTACCTGCTCAATGCTTTTTTTGCCTACTTGGACAACGAATCTTTCCCCTATTTTTCCAATGTCTATTTTTACTATATTGCGATTGATTCCATACTTTCGTTTATGCTTTTTAAGGTGACACGGTGAGAATTAAGATCGTTCTTGCCATCTTCATTTCGGTGTGGATTGCTCTTTTGGTGAGGGTTTATTATATTAGCATTAAATCCAATGCCTATTACGAAGAGATTGCTAAGCAAAATGCGGTCAAAGTGGATGAACTCGCACCTTTGCGTGGTGTTATTCTGGATCGAAATTTAAACCCACTCTCTGTCAATCGTCTGGGTTTTTCCATTGGCATTAAACCAAGGCTTAGCCTGAAAGCCAGCCGTGAGATTTTGGACGAAGAGATCGCTTTTTTATCATCTATCTTGCCTGATTTTAGTGTCAAAGAGCTCAGCAAAGAGTATCTCAAAGCAGACTCGGCGTACAATCATGATTTTGTCGAAGTCATCCCCTTTATTCCTTATGATAAGCTCATCCCCCAATTTGCTAAAATCGCGCAACACGACAATTTGATGATTAAAATTACCTCGAAACGACACTATCCGTATGGCACGCTCGCATCGCATGTGATCGGCTATGTGGGCAAGTCCAACACCCAAGATGTGGCAGAAGATGAAACCGCAAAGTTGGTAGGCTTTTCGGGCAAAACGGGCATCGAAAAATTTTATAACACCGTTTTACAAGGGGTCAAAGGTGAGAAAAAGACCAAAGTAACGGCATTTAACCAAATCATTGAACAGGTGAGCAAAACGCTTCCCCAAAGTAATGATCTTATCTTAAGCCTTGATCTTGACTTGCAACGCTACATTGCAGAACTTTTTAGTGATGACAGTGGCGCGGTGGTGGTGATGAACGCCAAAAATGGTGAAATATTAGCCGCTGCGAGCTTCCCTGAGTATGATCTCAATACATTTGTCAACGGCATTTCACGGGAAGAGTGGGCCGTGTTGGCAAACGACCTGAACCATCCTTTTACCAATAAATTGGTCAACGGTCTCTACCCTCCAGGCTCGGTTGTGAAGATGGGCGTGGGCATGGCGATGATGAACTCAGGCATCGTTACGCCCACGATGACGTTTGAATCAACAGGGACGATGGAGTTAGGCGGTCGGGTTTTTCGTGATTGGAAAAAAGAGGGGCATGGCATTATCTCGTATGCACGGGCGATTAAAGAGAGTTGCGATGACTACTTTTATAAAGCCAGCTTGAAAACGGGCATTGACAACATTGCACCGTTTCTTTCTAAAATTGGCTTTGCTCAAAAAACAGGTATCGATCTGCCGCGTGAATTCATTGGAACGGTTCCGAGTCGCGAGTGGAAAAAAGCACGTTTTGGCAAAGGGTGGTCACAAGGTGAAACGCTCATTAGCTCCATCGGGCAAGGTTATTTTCTCGTAACGCCCGTTCAAGTGGCAAAATACACCGCATTTCTTGCCACAGGTAATGGTGTGACGCCACATTTTGTGAGTAAAATTAACGATGAAGCGCTTGATTTCCCCGTAGATCCAAATATAGTCAGTGAAAATGAAAAACGCTATTTGAAGATTACAAGAGATGCGATGTATGAAGTGGCGAATGTTCAAGGGGGTACGGCTCTTAGACACATCAACCTCACGGCTCCTTTTAAGATCGCTGCGAAGACGGGAACGGCTCAAGTGGTGGGTATTTCGCAAACCGACAAAAAGCGTATGCGCGAAGAGGATATGGACTACTATCAACGTTCTCACGCGTGGCTTACCACGTATGGCCCTTATGATAATCCTCAGTATGTTGTAACGGTTTTGGTTGAACATGGAGGGCATGGCGGAAGTGAAGGCGGTCCCATCATTTCTAAAATTTACGATAAGCTCTATGAAAAAGGGTATATTAAACTCAAATAATCGTTACATGTAACGTTTAAAGCTTGTTCACATCAATCTCATACTCTATTTTCTCTGCCACTTCTTGCGCGAGCTTCACGCCAAAAAGTTCACGCAAAAGGTAAAATCCAAGTTCTAAGCCAGAACTCACACCCGCGGCAGTGATGATCTTTCCATCATGAACCACTTTGCTAGAGACGACATTGACGCCATACGCGGCTAATTCATCAAACGTGCTGTGGTACGTCGTTGCCTCTTTACCTAAAAGCAACCCCGCTTCTGCTAGAAAAAAAGCGCCTGTACAGACAGAGGTAAGGTAGGTCGCTTCATTGTGGCGTGCTTCTATAAACGCGCGCATCGAAGGCTCTTTCATCCACTCAATGCGACCTTTCCCTCCGGGAAAAAGCAAAATATCTAAAACAGGTGCACTCTCAAAACTCGCATCGGGCAAGATTTTAAGACCATTAAACGCTTGCACTGGTTCTAAACTGGGGGCGATGAGCATGACTTTCGTGCTGTTAGGTGCTATTTTATTGATGTAGCTCAGCACCTCAAAAGGAGCGACAAAATCCAACTCTTCGACATTGGAAAAAATAACAATACCAATGGTAACCATGACCTAATCCTCCGTACGAACAATTAAACTCTTGGGTAAATGATACTGCGTTATCCATGATTTTTCCATATCGCGCATCTGCCCGCTGTCCACTTCATGATCAAACCCTAAAAGATGTAGCATGCCGTGAATGAACAAAAGGGTGATCTCCTCTTCCACACTGTGCCCCAACTCTTTGGCTTTTTGCGCTGCGAGCTCATGGTTGATAACGATGGAACCAAGAGGGGCGTGGGGAAAATCATCAATGGGGAAGCTTAGCACGTCGGTGGTTTTATCCATCCCTCGATGCTCTAAATTGAGCTCGTGCATACTTTCACCATCAATGATCAAAAGCTCTACCTCTTTAGGTGTATGCTCCGTGCAAATCTGCTCTAAAATCTTTACACGTAAAGGGATGTTGAATTCATTTTCGATCAGCAGCATAAAAATATCCTTTTAAAACAGGCTGGGCTGGTTGGTAAATGTTTTGATAAACAGAGGCTCACATGCCTCTTTATCGCTTAAAATCAGAGCGTATTGAAACGATGTGTCGCCCAAGATGGCAAGCTCTTCGATGGATTCAAATAAGATCGTTTTTCCGCTAAAGTCCAATGCTTCTTGAAACGTTTTGGGCACGCAGAGAATCACATGGGAAGCATCAACTTGGGTTAGAAGGTACGCTATCAAGGAAGGAATTAACGAAGGTGCAGGCTCAAAAATAAGCGCTTTATCGCTGCTTCCAAACTCCTTTTTACACAGCGCATGTGTGATAAATTGTGGGTAAAAATGGTCACAAAAGCCAAGATGCTCCAAACTGTAGGCGATCTCATGGGTATCACAAAAGCCAAGTAAACAGAGCAGCTCTTCGACAAAAAGAGAGGGAATTTTTTGCTCTGTGTAGTAGCGTTCATTGTGCCAAAAAGAGCTGAGAAACAGCCCTTTTGCCATCACCGTAGGCTTTACATGTAAAGTGGTTTCAATGCTTTGAGAAGCAGGGGCAATGTCGTGTGCAAGGGTTGGATTGCTTAGGCAAAAACGCTCTTCTTCTTTCGCACCCAGAATGGTTTTAACGATGCTAAAAAGATCGTTTCGCAGACGTTTGATACTGCGAGGCGTTTGAATGATCTCCAAAAGTGCTTCTTGTACAGGGGAAAGTAGAAGGATGTCGAGTGATTTTTGGGTGATCGTGTAGCGTAACAGTTTGATGAGAATCTGCTCAATGGAGTTCACTTCGATCCACGCGCACTCTTCATCTTCATTGGCAAAAGCAAGAGTCGTGACAATGGCGTAAGCGCCTTTTTCAAGCGCTTGGTGGATCAGCTCGCGTGATGCTGTGGTGTCGATAAAAAGATCGCCATGCGAGACGCGCATACTCTCCAGTGCGATGGAAGCAAACGCATCAATGGGAGGCGTAGTTCTAAGCCTTCCATCAATGATGCGTACAAAGTTCTCTATCTTCATCCAATTGAAGCGCCACTTTGGCGAGGACGTTCTGGGCGAACCAAACAGAGTCCCTCTTTGTCTTTTGCTGCTAGGAGCATACCTTGGCTGAGTAGCCCTTTGATCGTGGCAGGTTTGAGGTTCGCAACCACGCACACTTGGGTGTTGATAAGCTCTTCAGGCGTGTAATACTCACGAATCCCTGCGACAATTTGTCGTGGCTCTGCTTCACCCAGATCGACTTTGAGTTTCAAAAGACGATCGCTTCCTTCTAAAATGCTCGCTTCTAAAATCGTTCCCACTTTCAAAGCGGTTTCAAAAAATTGGTCAATCGTAATGATCGACTCGATCTTTGCCTCTTTCTTCTCTTTTTTAGCAGGTTGTGGTGCGACTATGGGTGCAGATTCAACAGGTTGTTCCATCAACTCCTCTTCGATGCGTGGGAAAAGTGGTGGCACTTTTTCGATCGTAAATTCATCTAAAAAGGTTTTACGCAAAACGATTTTGTCATAGTTTGCAGTGTTGATCTCAAAGCCCATCGCTTTGGCGATCGTCATAGTTGTTTTAGGCATAACAGGGTGCAAAAGTATGGAAACACGCGCCAAGATGTTGGAAACGAGGGCGACGAGTGCTAAGGCTTGCTCTGTTTTTCCCTCTTTGATTTTGACCCACGGCTCATGCACGGTAATCGCTTGGTTGGCGATGCTCAGCACTTTCCAAAGCTCTTCAAGGTAACGGTTGGTTTGAAGCTCTAAGAGGTTGTTTTCGACAGTTTTTAAGATCTCATCCACCGCCACCAGCTCACTCTCATGAAAGGTCGTGACATCCTTGGAGTTAATCACGCCATTGCTGTATTTGCCACTCATTCCGATGATACGATTCAGTAGGTTCCCAAGCTCATTGCCCAGATCGGAGTTGATACGATCCATCAAGGCTTTTTGGCTAAAGTCACCGTCTTGACCAAACGGCACTTCACGAAGCATAAAGTATCTAAAGTTCTCTAAGCCATAGGCATCGGCAACCTCTTTAGGATTAACGACATTGCCTTTACTTTTGCTCATCTTCTCACCATTTCTCGTCCACCAACCGTGTGCGGCGACATGTTTTGGAAGCGCCAAACCAAGGCTCATCAAAAATGCTGGCCAGTAGATGGCATGAAAGCGAAGAATGTCTTTGCCCACTAAGTGCATCGTTGCGGGCCAAAAGTCCATGTTTTTTTCATCGGTGCCGTATCCAAGTGCGGTTGTGTAGTTTAAAAGGGCGTCCAACCAGACATACATGACGTGT
Above is a genomic segment from Sulfurospirillum halorespirans DSM 13726 containing:
- the lptA gene encoding lipopolysaccharide transport periplasmic protein LptA; protein product: MKKLGLLCLCLSQLLISAEVEVTADKFFADEKKQISIFEGHVVVIKEGDKLTAKKVVIEFDEKKQPLRYIATGDAKGNLTMNQKKYYGEAEKMTYEPTKSLYTLEKKAFLHEIETDKKVYGDYIRANQNTGQYEVDGKGAGPVKFIFKVEDKKQ
- the yihA gene encoding ribosome biogenesis GTP-binding protein YihA/YsxC, which produces MIKVKDAFFVKSASKMEETTPEGMSEVAFIGRSNVGKSSIINALTNKKGLAKSSSTPGKTRLINFFQIVLAKDEKTYHMQLVDLPGFGYARVSHSLKEEWQKNLTTYIQKRVSIRTFVHLIDSRHPFLEIDQAVHTYLQEIVRADQHILRIFTKLDKLKQSEISVIKKNYPCALLVSSSSKKGIDKALEAIFETLFGDQE
- a CDS encoding N-acetyltransferase, producing MIHYTKAKLSDIILMQDVVQPEVEKGIILFRSSDEMATNIRSYILAKEDEKIIGFGALHFHADDLAEIRSLVVKDGFRGRGVGKGIVQTLMVEGEGLGVKKVFTLTYQKAFFESVGFSEIPKEALPTHKIWADCIKCKHFPICDEIALIKTI
- the mrdA gene encoding penicillin-binding protein 2 — protein: MRIKIVLAIFISVWIALLVRVYYISIKSNAYYEEIAKQNAVKVDELAPLRGVILDRNLNPLSVNRLGFSIGIKPRLSLKASREILDEEIAFLSSILPDFSVKELSKEYLKADSAYNHDFVEVIPFIPYDKLIPQFAKIAQHDNLMIKITSKRHYPYGTLASHVIGYVGKSNTQDVAEDETAKLVGFSGKTGIEKFYNTVLQGVKGEKKTKVTAFNQIIEQVSKTLPQSNDLILSLDLDLQRYIAELFSDDSGAVVVMNAKNGEILAAASFPEYDLNTFVNGISREEWAVLANDLNHPFTNKLVNGLYPPGSVVKMGVGMAMMNSGIVTPTMTFESTGTMELGGRVFRDWKKEGHGIISYARAIKESCDDYFYKASLKTGIDNIAPFLSKIGFAQKTGIDLPREFIGTVPSREWKKARFGKGWSQGETLISSIGQGYFLVTPVQVAKYTAFLATGNGVTPHFVSKINDEALDFPVDPNIVSENEKRYLKITRDAMYEVANVQGGTALRHINLTAPFKIAAKTGTAQVVGISQTDKKRMREEDMDYYQRSHAWLTTYGPYDNPQYVVTVLVEHGGHGGSEGGPIISKIYDKLYEKGYIKLK
- a CDS encoding DJ-1/PfpI family protein, with the translated sequence MVTIGIVIFSNVEELDFVAPFEVLSYINKIAPNSTKVMLIAPSLEPVQAFNGLKILPDASFESAPVLDILLFPGGKGRIEWMKEPSMRAFIEARHNEATYLTSVCTGAFFLAEAGLLLGKEATTYHSTFDELAAYGVNVVSSKVVHDGKIITAAGVSSGLELGFYLLRELFGVKLAQEVAEKIEYEIDVNKL
- the ybeY gene encoding rRNA maturation RNase YbeY, which translates into the protein MLLIENEFNIPLRVKILEQICTEHTPKEVELLIIDGESMHELNLEHRGMDKTTDVLSFPIDDFPHAPLGSIVINHELAAQKAKELGHSVEEEITLLFIHGMLHLLGFDHEVDSGQMRDMEKSWITQYHLPKSLIVRTED
- the metG gene encoding methionine--tRNA ligase produces the protein MSQKAYITTPIYYVNDVPHIGHAYTTIIADTMARYYRLKGYETFFLTGTDEHGQKIEEAAKLRNKTPQAYADEISGKFRALWDEFEISYDKFIRTTDAEHKTGVQKAFQVMFDKGDIYKGEYEGHYCVSCETFFTDTQLVDEDKCPDCGKLTRLVKEESYFFKLSKYQEDLIKWYNNDEKCVLPRGKKNEVISFVKQGLRDLSITRTSFDWGVKLPASMNDDKHVMYVWLDALLNYTTALGYGTDEKNMDFWPATMHLVGKDILRFHAIYWPAFLMSLGLALPKHVAAHGWWTRNGEKMSKSKGNVVNPKEVADAYGLENFRYFMLREVPFGQDGDFSQKALMDRINSDLGNELGNLLNRIIGMSGKYSNGVINSKDVTTFHESELVAVDEILKTVENNLLELQTNRYLEELWKVLSIANQAITVHEPWVKIKEGKTEQALALVALVSNILARVSILLHPVMPKTTMTIAKAMGFEINTANYDKIVLRKTFLDEFTIEKVPPLFPRIEEELMEQPVESAPIVAPQPAKKEKKEAKIESIITIDQFFETALKVGTILEASILEGSDRLLKLKVDLGEAEPRQIVAGIREYYTPEELINTQVCVVANLKPATIKGLLSQGMLLAAKDKEGLCLVRPERPRQSGASIG